In the Pseudoalteromonas undina genome, one interval contains:
- the yidC gene encoding membrane protein insertase YidC, producing MEIWNLFTDFIVQSITFFTQEVGVSQAVAIILFTVIGRLVLMPINLVAMANMVRNKKAIAALKPELDSIKNNYKNQPSEIAKLTMALYKKHNIKFIDKKSVTNMASQGVFGLGTFQALQQIVFNSKFAWIASIAKPDIALSLLVGAITYLSMMMMPGSAEQTSTLLFLIPAIICVVTLVNFPSAIGLYWAASSSTSLLQSLLVNRYFKNQQAQQVL from the coding sequence ATGGAAATTTGGAATTTATTTACTGATTTTATTGTGCAATCAATCACCTTTTTTACCCAAGAAGTGGGCGTAAGCCAAGCGGTTGCAATTATTTTGTTTACCGTTATTGGACGATTAGTTTTAATGCCGATTAACCTTGTTGCTATGGCTAATATGGTTAGAAATAAAAAAGCAATTGCCGCACTAAAACCTGAGCTAGATAGCATAAAAAACAACTATAAAAACCAGCCCAGCGAAATCGCAAAATTAACTATGGCGCTGTATAAAAAGCACAACATTAAGTTTATCGATAAAAAAAGTGTGACTAATATGGCAAGCCAAGGGGTATTTGGCCTTGGAACTTTTCAAGCTTTGCAACAAATTGTATTTAATAGTAAGTTTGCTTGGATTGCCAGTATTGCAAAGCCTGATATTGCGCTTTCGTTACTAGTGGGGGCTATTACATATTTATCTATGATGATGATGCCTGGTAGCGCAGAGCAAACCAGCACATTATTGTTCCTAATTCCCGCAATTATTTGTGTTGTTACTCTGGTTAACTTTCCTTCTGCAATTGGTTTGTACTGGGCTGCATCAAGTAGTACTAGCTTGTTGCAGTCATTATTAGTAAATAGATATTTTAAAAACCAGCAAGCACAACAAGTTTTGTAA
- a CDS encoding TIR domain-containing protein has protein sequence MESQIEIVERLIEEGENFTFQNFCLAVGDYQGRYGGPDSPEWGIFKIRAQNIVSKHLSDNSPAMSLIAEGLTQYTEGNGPDKFEIAKSNLVKALKILATTLKNDVYGELKEEKSTPTSAALSNKIFVVHGHDESLKTDVERFLHEIGLVPVVLHREADEGATVIEKFEKHSDVGFAFILLTPDEISYTADQINIPEPDKVIEYRARPNVIFEFGYFVGKLGRNRVCCLHKGDVVLPSDLNGLVYKKVDGSVDPQAYAIIRELKAAGYKISV, from the coding sequence ATGGAAAGTCAGATTGAGATAGTCGAGAGACTAATTGAGGAAGGTGAAAATTTCACTTTTCAAAATTTTTGTTTAGCTGTAGGTGATTATCAAGGACGTTATGGTGGCCCTGACTCTCCGGAATGGGGGATATTTAAAATAAGAGCTCAAAATATAGTATCCAAACACCTTTCTGATAATTCTCCTGCAATGTCTCTAATTGCCGAAGGGCTTACGCAATACACCGAAGGTAATGGGCCTGATAAATTTGAGATAGCAAAATCTAATTTAGTTAAAGCATTAAAAATATTGGCAACGACTTTAAAAAATGATGTTTATGGAGAGCTTAAAGAAGAAAAGAGCACCCCGACATCAGCAGCACTTTCTAATAAAATTTTTGTTGTGCATGGTCATGATGAAAGTTTAAAAACTGATGTTGAACGCTTTTTACACGAGATAGGTTTAGTGCCAGTTGTCCTTCATCGTGAGGCCGATGAAGGCGCTACTGTGATTGAAAAATTTGAAAAACATAGTGATGTAGGTTTTGCTTTCATTTTGTTAACCCCTGACGAAATTAGTTATACAGCTGATCAAATTAATATCCCTGAACCGGATAAAGTAATTGAGTATAGAGCTAGGCCCAATGTCATATTTGAGTTTGGGTATTTTGTAGGTAAATTAGGACGAAATCGTGTTTGTTGCTTGCATAAAGGCGATGTGGTTTTGCCAAGTGATTTGAACGGTCTAGTTTATAAAAAGGTAGATGGTTCAGTTGATCCTCAAGCATACGCAATAATAAGAGAACTTAAAGCGGCTGGTTACAAAATCAGTGTGTAG
- a CDS encoding integron integrase — protein MASIFLESIRDFMITRRYAKRTIDTYQYWIKFYILYHGKKHPAQLAESEVEQFLSYLSNQRNVAMKTQATALNALVFLYRHIISRPLSLEMNFNKSLVSPKLPVVLTREEIQRLLLAMDPKYKLIAQILYGSGLRLMEAVRLRVKDVDYDYVSLMIWQGKGNKNRRVTLALELLPFLRSQSHLVNDYWHRDKQATDYAGVWLANALAKKYPAAPYEMSWQYLFPSAQLSMDPESKKLRRHHIDETTVRKAIKQAAKLAKIQKNVTCHTLRHSFATHLLESGADIRTLQEQLGHSDVRTTQIYTHVLQQGANGVISPLSKIL, from the coding sequence ATCGCTTCTATATTTTTAGAATCAATCCGTGACTTTATGATAACGCGTCGTTATGCCAAGCGTACTATAGACACTTATCAATATTGGATAAAATTTTACATTTTATACCATGGTAAAAAACATCCGGCGCAATTGGCAGAGTCGGAGGTTGAGCAATTCTTATCTTATTTAAGTAATCAGCGTAATGTTGCAATGAAAACTCAGGCAACGGCTTTAAATGCTTTGGTATTTTTATACCGTCATATTATTAGTCGACCGTTATCACTTGAAATGAATTTTAATAAATCACTCGTGTCACCTAAATTACCTGTAGTACTGACCCGTGAAGAAATACAGCGTTTATTATTGGCAATGGATCCAAAGTATAAACTTATCGCTCAGATACTTTACGGTAGTGGTCTACGTTTAATGGAAGCTGTAAGGCTACGGGTAAAAGATGTCGATTATGACTATGTCTCATTAATGATTTGGCAGGGCAAAGGCAATAAAAACCGCAGAGTAACATTAGCACTCGAACTACTGCCGTTTTTGCGCAGCCAAAGTCACTTGGTAAATGACTACTGGCATCGAGATAAACAAGCAACAGACTATGCCGGTGTCTGGCTTGCGAATGCATTAGCTAAAAAATACCCAGCGGCTCCTTATGAAATGAGCTGGCAATATTTGTTTCCTTCTGCCCAGTTAAGCATGGACCCAGAAAGTAAAAAGCTGCGTCGCCACCATATTGATGAAACAACAGTTCGTAAAGCAATTAAACAGGCAGCAAAGCTGGCAAAAATTCAAAAAAATGTTACCTGCCATACACTACGGCACTCGTTCGCTACCCACTTACTTGAATCTGGTGCAGATATACGCACTTTGCAAGAACAACTCGGCCATAGCGATGTTCGCACCACGCAAATATATACGCATGTTTTACAACAAGGCGCGAACGGGGTAATTAGCCCACTAAGTAAAATATTATAA
- a CDS encoding alpha-amylase family glycosyl hydrolase yields MKTFTLSALALAIMLTGCQSAPSLNNVTNNTETSPLNTEQQANPWWENAIFYQIWPRSFYDSDADGHGDFNGMTQKLPYLQELGVNALWLTPMFEAPSYHGYDFTEFYQVENDYGSMAEFEAFIKAADDKGMKVILDLVINHISSNHEWFQRSANNEAPYADYFIWRDDMPKAGSGWGHAWSNNDQPDAVWHWNETRQQYYYGAFGASQPDLNLRHPDVVAEMEKMAKFWLDKGVAGFRLDAVRFAMEGGADAQADTDETIAYWQHFNQYVKSVDPEAYLVGEAWADIPVAAKYFGEGKGLDQGFDFEVGYKILGLLKPDASGEAQFGTMQSNQQVSTVDANVLKQNLQQRIDSTAPLDFFAPFLTNHDQQRVAYQLAEHDDKAKLAAAMLFSSPGTPYIYYGEEIGLTQGGTGHDVYKRAPMQWNNSNQAGFTQAQTSWVEQAELFGDNYTQWWPEYLAQQINAADRNVKTQQAQSNSLWRLYQHLIALKKQRPELGIKGSYELTQHSNGLVEITRELNGSKSMFVFNLTANPQSVSSIKRDDLTPNWQHDLNGEQLAGYGLLLLNNTL; encoded by the coding sequence ATGAAAACATTTACCTTGAGCGCATTAGCATTAGCAATCATGCTAACAGGCTGCCAAAGCGCACCATCATTAAATAACGTCACTAATAACACCGAAACATCGCCACTAAATACTGAACAACAAGCAAATCCGTGGTGGGAAAACGCCATTTTTTACCAAATTTGGCCCCGCAGTTTTTACGACAGCGATGCTGATGGTCATGGCGATTTTAATGGTATGACCCAAAAGCTCCCGTATCTACAAGAGCTTGGCGTTAACGCATTGTGGTTAACCCCGATGTTTGAAGCACCTTCTTATCATGGCTATGATTTTACTGAATTTTACCAAGTAGAAAACGACTACGGCAGCATGGCAGAGTTTGAAGCCTTTATAAAAGCTGCTGACGACAAAGGCATGAAAGTCATACTTGATTTAGTTATAAACCATATATCAAGTAACCATGAATGGTTTCAGCGTTCAGCAAATAATGAAGCCCCTTATGCAGATTACTTTATTTGGCGCGACGATATGCCAAAAGCCGGAAGTGGTTGGGGACATGCTTGGAGTAATAACGACCAACCCGACGCAGTATGGCATTGGAATGAAACACGTCAGCAGTATTACTATGGTGCGTTTGGAGCGAGCCAACCAGACTTGAATTTACGCCACCCTGATGTTGTTGCCGAAATGGAAAAAATGGCTAAGTTTTGGCTTGATAAAGGCGTTGCAGGGTTTAGATTAGACGCAGTTCGTTTTGCAATGGAAGGTGGCGCAGATGCGCAAGCCGATACCGACGAAACCATTGCATATTGGCAGCACTTTAACCAATACGTAAAAAGCGTTGATCCAGAGGCGTACTTAGTAGGTGAAGCTTGGGCAGACATTCCCGTTGCAGCAAAATACTTTGGCGAAGGTAAAGGCCTCGACCAAGGCTTTGATTTTGAAGTGGGCTATAAAATACTGGGCTTATTAAAACCCGATGCCAGTGGTGAAGCACAATTTGGCACCATGCAGTCTAATCAACAAGTGAGTACAGTTGATGCCAATGTGCTTAAACAAAACTTACAACAGCGTATTGATTCAACTGCACCGCTTGATTTTTTTGCACCGTTTTTAACTAATCACGACCAACAACGTGTTGCTTATCAACTTGCAGAGCACGACGATAAAGCAAAACTTGCTGCTGCCATGTTATTTAGCTCTCCTGGCACGCCGTATATTTATTACGGTGAAGAGATTGGCCTAACACAAGGTGGCACAGGTCACGATGTGTATAAACGCGCACCAATGCAGTGGAATAACAGCAACCAAGCTGGTTTTACTCAAGCTCAAACAAGTTGGGTTGAGCAGGCTGAACTGTTTGGTGATAACTACACCCAGTGGTGGCCTGAATATTTAGCACAGCAAATTAATGCTGCTGATCGCAATGTAAAAACGCAACAAGCACAATCTAATTCACTGTGGCGTTTATATCAGCACTTAATCGCACTAAAAAAACAGCGCCCAGAGCTGGGCATTAAAGGCAGTTATGAATTAACACAGCATAGCAATGGCCTAGTTGAAATAACCCGCGAGTTAAACGGCAGTAAAAGTATGTTTGTGTTTAACTTAACCGCTAACCCGCAAAGCGTCAGCAGCATCAAACGCGATGATTTAACGCCAAACTGGCAACACGACCTCAATGGCGAGCAACTCGCTGGTTATGGTTTGTTGTTACTGAATAACACACTGTAA
- a CDS encoding glycoside hydrolase family 15 protein: MKKLNTITTSLLMLGLTACGAQQEPSNSAVIQVSAPGAPGADPFWAYAGKTGIGTSFEQYQNGHYSDEAPTGAVSKVWFSIAKGMITETMFGLIHQAQIKDMQFVVVGKDFTVTEADDLDVTIDYLYKDDKGRPLSLAYKVVSKDKQGRFSLEKHIFTDPDGQSLFVRSIFNTELEGVKAYVSVNPYVDNNGLDDFAKTTEQGLLAWQDNSYLSLQGAQPFKQTSVGFIGVSDGLSQLKTTQQLTQVYKNTGEQSGNVSLLAELGEIGENSQFDLTLSFGNSEQTSFKQGQATLAKGYQAVLDNYNGKGEALGWQDYLQSLAPLNNMSEQTADNGKLLYTSAMVLKAQEDKTHAGALIASLSNPWGETVSAKTGSTGYKAVWVRDFYQVAMAFMAMGDNATAKTAFEYLEKVQVNSKTPGNKGDTGWFLQKTHVDGELEWVGVQLDQTAMPLMLAWKLHQAGVLSDAELTDWYSRMLKPAADFLVEGGRANILWNDAQITPPATQQERWEEQEGYSPSTTAAVVAGLITAADIAKLAGDDANATRYLNTAKRYNNDIEKLMFTTAGNLESSASDGEYFIRIGQDKDANSNTKINANNGREGFNKKQILDGGFLELVRYGVRDALAPSIVKTLPEYDDETLTDNLQVKYSFEFTDGSGTFAGYRRYGNDGYGEDEVTGANYAQGGKNSPGQRGRVWPFFTGERGHYEIAAASANNSLDATKQQAIKNSYVKGLEQFANQGMMLPEQVWDGVGINKAGYTLGEGTNSATPLAWTHAEYVKLVRSLSDKQVWDHYPVVTKALK; encoded by the coding sequence ATGAAAAAATTAAATACAATTACCACCAGTTTATTAATGCTTGGTTTAACAGCTTGTGGCGCGCAGCAAGAGCCATCAAACAGCGCTGTAATTCAGGTATCGGCACCGGGAGCCCCTGGGGCAGATCCATTTTGGGCCTATGCAGGTAAAACCGGTATTGGCACATCATTTGAGCAATATCAAAATGGCCATTACAGTGATGAGGCCCCTACAGGAGCGGTTTCAAAAGTATGGTTTTCAATTGCTAAAGGTATGATCACCGAAACAATGTTTGGGCTTATTCACCAAGCGCAAATTAAAGACATGCAATTTGTGGTAGTAGGAAAGGATTTTACAGTCACAGAAGCTGACGATTTAGACGTTACCATTGACTACTTATACAAAGACGATAAAGGCCGCCCGTTATCATTAGCTTACAAAGTAGTAAGTAAAGATAAACAAGGCCGCTTTAGCCTCGAAAAACACATATTTACCGATCCTGATGGGCAAAGCTTATTTGTACGCAGTATTTTTAATACCGAGCTTGAAGGCGTTAAGGCATACGTAAGCGTTAACCCGTATGTTGACAATAACGGCCTTGATGATTTTGCTAAAACCACAGAACAAGGACTGCTTGCATGGCAAGACAACAGCTACCTTTCATTGCAAGGTGCTCAGCCATTTAAACAAACAAGTGTTGGTTTTATAGGTGTGAGCGATGGTTTAAGCCAGCTTAAAACAACTCAGCAGCTTACTCAGGTTTATAAAAATACCGGTGAACAATCGGGTAATGTTAGCCTACTAGCAGAGCTGGGTGAAATTGGTGAAAACAGCCAGTTCGATTTAACCCTAAGCTTTGGTAATAGCGAACAAACCAGCTTTAAACAAGGCCAAGCTACGTTAGCCAAAGGTTACCAAGCGGTGCTTGATAATTACAACGGTAAAGGCGAAGCGCTTGGTTGGCAAGACTACCTGCAAAGCCTTGCCCCGCTAAATAACATGAGCGAACAAACCGCAGATAACGGCAAGTTACTTTACACCAGTGCAATGGTACTTAAAGCGCAAGAAGATAAAACTCATGCAGGTGCGCTTATTGCCTCACTATCTAACCCTTGGGGCGAAACCGTATCGGCTAAAACAGGCTCTACTGGTTACAAAGCGGTATGGGTGCGCGACTTTTATCAAGTTGCCATGGCGTTCATGGCCATGGGCGATAATGCGACCGCTAAAACCGCATTCGAATACCTTGAAAAAGTTCAAGTAAACAGCAAAACCCCAGGCAATAAAGGCGATACAGGGTGGTTTTTACAAAAAACACATGTTGATGGTGAACTAGAATGGGTAGGCGTACAGCTAGACCAAACAGCAATGCCACTCATGCTTGCATGGAAACTCCATCAGGCAGGTGTATTAAGTGATGCAGAGCTCACCGATTGGTATAGCCGTATGTTAAAGCCCGCAGCAGACTTTTTAGTTGAGGGTGGCCGTGCAAACATTCTATGGAACGACGCACAAATAACGCCGCCAGCTACTCAGCAAGAACGCTGGGAAGAGCAAGAAGGGTATTCTCCATCAACCACCGCCGCGGTTGTTGCCGGTTTAATTACTGCAGCCGATATCGCTAAACTAGCAGGTGATGATGCCAATGCAACACGTTACCTAAATACAGCTAAGCGTTATAACAATGATATTGAAAAATTAATGTTTACAACCGCTGGTAATTTAGAGTCGAGTGCCTCTGATGGTGAATATTTTATTCGTATTGGCCAAGACAAAGACGCCAATTCAAATACTAAAATTAACGCTAATAATGGCCGTGAAGGGTTTAATAAAAAGCAAATACTCGATGGTGGATTTTTAGAACTCGTTCGCTATGGCGTGCGTGATGCACTAGCGCCCAGCATAGTCAAAACACTGCCAGAATATGATGACGAAACCCTAACCGATAACCTACAAGTTAAATACAGCTTTGAGTTTACTGACGGCAGCGGCACATTTGCAGGCTACCGCCGCTATGGTAATGACGGATACGGTGAAGACGAAGTAACGGGCGCTAACTATGCGCAAGGTGGAAAAAATAGCCCAGGGCAACGTGGGCGAGTTTGGCCATTTTTTACCGGTGAACGTGGTCATTACGAAATTGCCGCCGCAAGTGCGAATAACAGTTTAGATGCAACAAAACAGCAGGCTATTAAAAATAGTTATGTAAAAGGCCTAGAGCAATTTGCTAACCAAGGCATGATGCTACCTGAACAAGTATGGGATGGTGTAGGCATTAATAAAGCGGGTTACACGTTAGGCGAGGGTACTAACTCGGCCACACCATTGGCGTGGACACATGCGGAATACGTTAAGCTAGTGCGCTCACTAAGCGACAAGCAGGTATGGGATCATTACCCAGTGGTAACTAAAGCACTAAAATAA
- a CDS encoding MFS transporter has translation MNYNNKPTLSFWQIWNMCFGFLGIQFGFALQNGNVSRIFQTLGANVDDIPILWVAAPLTGLIVQPIIGYWSDKTWGKLGRRRPFFLYGAILTTLSLFIMPNSPTLWIAAGMLWIMDASINVTMEPFRALVGDNLPNKQRATGYAMQSFFIGVGAVVASALPWMMTNWFDIANTAPIGQIPDSVKYSFYFGGVILFIAVGWTIVTTKEYSPEQLAQFNQQESQTTQTNITNSVNFTKGGVIFSGLGLLVLATVLGLDLEKELYLLAAGLVSFGVIQFIAAALKAKQHTSGGFYNVVNDVFTMPEAMKQLAWVQFFSWFALFAMWIYSTSAVTSFHYGSTDTSSLAYNNGADWVGILFAAYNGFAAIAALCIPIIVKRVGLKVAHALNLILGALGLASFMFIKDPSLLIWPMIGVGFAWASILSLPYAMLSTSVPSHKMGVYMGIFNFFIVIPQLLAASALGLILRHFFENQPIYALVLGAVSFVLAAVAVLRVKHTQ, from the coding sequence ATGAATTATAACAACAAACCAACCTTAAGCTTTTGGCAAATATGGAATATGTGCTTTGGCTTTTTAGGCATTCAATTTGGCTTTGCACTGCAAAATGGTAACGTAAGCCGTATATTTCAAACACTTGGCGCTAATGTCGATGATATTCCTATTTTATGGGTTGCAGCGCCGCTCACAGGCTTAATTGTGCAACCAATTATTGGTTATTGGAGTGATAAAACTTGGGGCAAATTAGGTCGCCGTCGTCCTTTCTTTTTATATGGCGCTATATTAACCACGTTATCGCTTTTTATTATGCCAAATTCTCCTACGCTTTGGATTGCTGCAGGTATGCTGTGGATTATGGATGCGTCAATTAACGTTACCATGGAACCGTTTCGTGCTTTAGTAGGCGACAACTTGCCAAACAAGCAGCGCGCCACAGGCTATGCTATGCAAAGCTTTTTTATTGGCGTAGGAGCAGTGGTTGCTTCAGCACTCCCTTGGATGATGACTAACTGGTTTGATATTGCTAATACCGCACCGATTGGTCAAATTCCTGATTCTGTAAAGTATTCGTTTTACTTTGGTGGGGTTATTTTATTTATTGCAGTTGGCTGGACTATTGTCACCACAAAAGAGTATTCACCCGAGCAGCTTGCACAATTTAATCAACAAGAATCACAAACAACACAAACCAATATTACTAATAGCGTAAACTTTACCAAAGGCGGCGTTATTTTTAGCGGCTTAGGTTTGCTTGTTTTAGCCACGGTATTAGGGCTGGATCTGGAAAAAGAACTTTACTTGCTGGCTGCTGGGTTAGTTAGTTTTGGTGTTATTCAATTTATTGCAGCGGCATTAAAAGCTAAACAGCACACTAGCGGCGGTTTTTATAATGTAGTGAATGATGTATTCACTATGCCTGAGGCGATGAAGCAATTGGCATGGGTACAATTTTTTAGTTGGTTTGCGTTATTTGCTATGTGGATTTATAGCACCTCAGCGGTTACTAGCTTTCATTACGGTAGTACCGACACCAGCTCGTTAGCCTACAACAACGGTGCAGATTGGGTGGGTATATTATTCGCTGCATACAACGGTTTTGCCGCGATTGCTGCTTTATGTATCCCGATCATCGTTAAACGCGTGGGATTAAAAGTAGCACATGCACTTAACCTTATTTTAGGTGCGTTGGGTCTAGCGAGCTTTATGTTCATAAAAGATCCCAGTTTACTTATTTGGCCAATGATAGGCGTAGGTTTTGCGTGGGCGTCTATTTTATCACTGCCTTATGCAATGTTAAGCACCTCGGTACCGAGTCATAAAATGGGCGTTTACATGGGCATTTTCAACTTTTTCATTGTGATCCCACAATTATTAGCCGCCAGCGCACTGGGATTAATATTACGCCACTTTTTTGAAAACCAACCTATTTACGCATTAGTACTGGGCGCTGTGTCGTTTGTACTTGCAGCGGTTGCGGTATTGCGTGTTAAGCACACTCAGTAA
- a CDS encoding alpha-amylase family protein codes for MKKRFYTPLLICSALLVHGCSDDKEIKTDLLVKQTDPVKPVVYQVFTRLFGNTQTANVPWGTKEQNGVGKFADFNDEALKGIKELGTTHVWYTGVLHHALVGDYTEYGIKQDDPDVVKGRAGSPYAIKDYYDVNPDLAINVTNRLEEFSALIERTHDHDMKVIIDIVPNHVARDYHSIAKPNGVKDFGEDDDTSKAYAKNNNFYYVPGESFKVPTSDSYQVLGGNKHPLADGQFSEIPAKWTGNGARAPKPDINDWYETVKVNYGVKPDGSLDFPTLPKSLENQDYRAHYEFWQDKELPNSWYKFRNIALYWLDKGVDGFRYDMAEMVPVEFWSFLNSSIKTHKPDAFLLAEVYNPLMYRTYIHQGKMDYLYDKVGFYDTLKGIMQGKQPANTLFKAQAEVADIEQHMLHFLENHDEQRIASPDFAGNAAWGKPAMVVSNLISRSPTLLYFGQDVGEDGSENAGFGSPTRTSIFDYIGVPAHQAWMNNGKFDGANLTPEQAQLRQYYIAIMELNGLPAVVAGDMAPLMVTGSDRVVGFVRTLGQQSLWVLSNFSQQAQTVTITLTPNQATMLKPNSTLYDLLESHNGILVSDEKQSTTFTLTLDALSSAVLTNKADHEL; via the coding sequence ATGAAAAAAAGATTTTACACGCCGTTGCTTATATGCAGCGCATTGCTGGTGCACGGTTGCAGTGATGACAAAGAGATAAAAACAGATTTGTTAGTTAAGCAAACAGACCCAGTTAAGCCAGTGGTATATCAAGTATTTACTCGTTTATTTGGTAACACCCAAACCGCTAATGTGCCATGGGGAACCAAAGAGCAAAATGGAGTTGGTAAGTTTGCTGATTTTAACGACGAGGCATTAAAAGGCATTAAAGAGCTAGGTACCACGCATGTGTGGTACACCGGCGTTTTGCATCATGCCTTGGTGGGTGATTACACTGAGTACGGTATAAAACAAGACGATCCTGATGTGGTAAAAGGGCGTGCAGGTTCGCCTTACGCAATAAAAGATTATTACGATGTAAACCCTGATTTGGCAATTAATGTTACTAATAGACTCGAAGAGTTCAGCGCGCTAATTGAGCGTACTCATGATCATGATATGAAAGTAATTATTGATATTGTTCCTAATCATGTGGCTCGAGATTATCACTCAATCGCAAAGCCTAACGGCGTGAAAGACTTTGGTGAGGACGATGATACTAGCAAGGCGTATGCTAAAAATAATAATTTTTACTATGTACCGGGTGAATCATTTAAAGTACCAACAAGCGACAGCTACCAAGTATTAGGTGGCAACAAACACCCTTTAGCCGATGGTCAATTTAGTGAAATCCCAGCAAAATGGACTGGCAATGGTGCACGTGCTCCAAAGCCTGATATAAACGACTGGTACGAAACGGTAAAAGTTAACTACGGTGTTAAACCCGATGGCAGCCTAGACTTTCCAACTTTACCTAAATCGCTTGAAAACCAAGATTACCGTGCACATTATGAATTTTGGCAAGATAAAGAACTGCCAAATAGTTGGTATAAATTTAGAAATATTGCCCTTTATTGGTTAGATAAAGGGGTTGATGGCTTTCGCTATGATATGGCTGAAATGGTACCTGTTGAGTTTTGGAGCTTTTTAAATTCATCAATAAAAACACATAAACCTGATGCGTTTCTACTCGCCGAAGTATATAACCCGTTGATGTACCGCACCTATATTCACCAAGGTAAAATGGACTACTTGTATGACAAAGTCGGTTTTTACGACACCCTAAAAGGGATTATGCAAGGTAAGCAACCCGCTAACACTCTATTTAAAGCACAAGCAGAAGTGGCAGACATTGAGCAGCACATGCTGCACTTTTTAGAAAACCATGACGAACAACGTATCGCAAGTCCTGACTTTGCTGGCAACGCTGCATGGGGTAAACCGGCTATGGTGGTTTCTAACTTAATTAGTCGTTCGCCAACCTTGCTTTATTTTGGTCAAGACGTAGGTGAAGATGGATCTGAAAACGCAGGCTTTGGTTCGCCTACACGCACTAGTATTTTTGATTACATTGGCGTACCAGCGCACCAAGCGTGGATGAATAATGGCAAGTTTGATGGCGCAAATTTAACTCCTGAGCAAGCACAGTTACGTCAATACTATATCGCAATTATGGAACTTAATGGCTTACCTGCTGTTGTTGCCGGTGATATGGCACCCTTGATGGTAACAGGCAGTGATAGAGTGGTGGGTTTTGTACGCACCCTAGGGCAGCAATCATTGTGGGTGCTGAGCAACTTTAGCCAGCAAGCGCAAACAGTCACTATTACGCTCACGCCGAATCAAGCAACTATGCTCAAACCAAACTCAACGCTATACGACCTACTAGAGTCGCATAACGGTATTTTGGTGAGCGATGAGAAACAAAGTACAACCTTTACGCTGACCCTTGATGCACTCAGTAGTGCCGTTTTAACAAATAAGGCTGATCATGAATTATAA